One genomic region from Nodularia sp. LEGE 06071 encodes:
- a CDS encoding general stress protein: MASRRYKRAIGTFPNRQQAEAALNELRDSGFSMDRVSVLAKDTGAGDQIAGTDVTDRGETEAQEGAGIGATTGTVLGGLGGLLVGLEALIIPGVGPFLAGGAIATTLAGAGLGAAAGGIVGALTGLGIPEEEAKAYSERVSQGDYLVILDGPEDEINRAAALLMSQGIREWRVHEISDSPSSATNVATTTDRYTERTTTDPDVDVVDKRDRIK, from the coding sequence ATGGCATCTCGAAGATATAAGCGGGCAATTGGGACATTTCCGAATCGACAACAAGCTGAAGCAGCACTGAATGAACTCAGAGACTCAGGTTTCTCAATGGATAGGGTTTCTGTCTTGGCGAAAGATACAGGTGCGGGTGACCAAATTGCTGGAACTGATGTCACAGATAGAGGTGAAACTGAGGCTCAAGAAGGTGCTGGTATTGGTGCGACAACTGGTACTGTGTTAGGAGGTCTTGGGGGCTTACTTGTAGGTCTGGAAGCTTTAATTATTCCCGGAGTAGGGCCTTTTCTTGCAGGTGGTGCGATCGCAACTACTTTAGCCGGTGCTGGTCTGGGTGCAGCCGCAGGTGGTATTGTGGGGGCGCTGACTGGTTTGGGTATTCCCGAAGAAGAAGCTAAGGCTTATAGCGAACGAGTATCACAAGGAGACTACTTGGTGATCCTAGACGGCCCAGAGGACGAAATTAACCGTGCTGCTGCTCTTTTGATGAGTCAGGGTATTCGTGAGTGGAGAGTACACGAAATTTCTGATAGTCCTAGTTCAGCTACCAATGTAGCTACTACTACAGACAGATACACAGAAAGAACAACTACCGACCCAGATGTGGACGTTGTTGACAAACGAGATCGAATTAAGTAG
- a CDS encoding RusA family crossover junction endodeoxyribonuclease, with amino-acid sequence MKIFEFIINGTPVSQQARRREKLRAWKATVRQEVEKYWPLEEQPATGLVMLKVTYFYDSIAMDVDNIVKPIQDAIIGLVYVDDDQITDVLVRKRNLSGNFRIDNITPILAEGLARGNEFLHIVVTDAPDQEVIV; translated from the coding sequence TTGAAGATATTTGAGTTCATAATAAATGGAACGCCTGTATCGCAACAAGCTCGCAGACGTGAAAAGCTCAGGGCTTGGAAAGCTACAGTTAGACAAGAAGTAGAAAAATATTGGCCTTTAGAAGAACAACCCGCTACTGGGCTAGTTATGCTGAAGGTGACATATTTTTATGATTCTATTGCTATGGATGTAGATAATATAGTTAAGCCTATTCAAGACGCAATCATTGGTCTAGTCTATGTTGATGATGACCAAATAACTGATGTCCTGGTAAGAAAGAGGAATTTATCAGGCAATTTTAGAATAGATAATATAACTCCCATACTGGCAGAAGGCTTGGCACGAGGCAATGAGTTCTTACATATTGTTGTCACAGATGCTCCCGATCAAGAGGTAATTGTCTGA
- the argS gene encoding arginine--tRNA ligase — MNATQEQLKFKLEQALVAAFGDEYAGVDPILVTASNPKFGDYQANVALSLSKRLGQQPRAIASAIVEKLDVSDFCETPEIAGPGFINLKLKVAYLEAQLNAIQADSRLGVPKTETPKREIVDFSSPNIAKEMHVGHLRSTIIGDSIARILEFQGHDVLRLNHVGDWGTQFGMLITHLREVYPSLLNSTYIDTPLGKSLLDPNSINLGDLVQFYREAKKKFDEDADFREISRKAVVELQSGDLLAEHAWTVLCEASRQEFKKIYDLLNVSVKERGESWYNAQLPSVVEDLAKSGLLVENQGAKVVFLEGFTNREGEPMPLIVQKSDGGYNYATTDLAALRYRIQQDQAKRIIYVTDSGQSNHFAQFFQVARKAGWIPDDVELVHVPFGLVLGEDGKKFKTRSGDTVRLRDLLNEAVIRARADLEGRLKEEEREESEEFISEVAEIVGISAVKYADLSQNRANDYIFSYDKMLDLKGNTAPYMLYAYARIQGISRKGGINFAELGENVKVLLQHETELALAKYLLQFDEVILCVEEELRPNRLCEYLYELSKKFNQFYDRNQGVRVLEAEEPLRTSRLVLCDLTAKTLRLGLDLLGIRVLERM, encoded by the coding sequence ATGAACGCTACACAAGAACAACTAAAATTTAAACTTGAGCAGGCTTTGGTGGCTGCTTTTGGCGATGAGTACGCTGGAGTAGATCCGATTTTGGTGACTGCGAGTAATCCTAAATTTGGTGATTATCAGGCGAATGTGGCTTTATCACTGAGTAAAAGGTTGGGACAGCAACCAAGGGCGATCGCCTCTGCTATTGTTGAGAAATTAGATGTATCTGATTTTTGCGAAACACCAGAGATAGCTGGGCCTGGTTTTATCAATCTTAAGCTCAAAGTTGCATACTTAGAAGCACAACTCAACGCTATTCAGGCAGATTCTAGACTAGGAGTTCCCAAGACGGAAACGCCAAAACGAGAAATTGTGGATTTCTCTAGTCCGAATATTGCTAAGGAAATGCACGTGGGACATTTGCGTTCTACGATTATCGGTGATTCCATTGCGCGGATTTTAGAATTTCAGGGACATGATGTTTTACGGTTAAATCATGTCGGTGATTGGGGTACGCAGTTTGGGATGTTAATTACTCATCTTCGAGAAGTTTATCCCTCCCTTTTAAATAGTACGTACATTGATACTCCTCTAGGGAAATCTTTACTTGATCCTAACTCTATAAATCTAGGAGACTTAGTTCAGTTCTATAGAGAAGCTAAGAAAAAATTTGATGAGGATGCTGATTTTAGAGAAATATCCCGTAAAGCAGTAGTAGAACTACAATCTGGTGACTTGCTAGCAGAACACGCTTGGACTGTTCTTTGTGAAGCTTCTCGACAAGAATTTAAAAAAATTTATGACTTGCTAAATGTAAGTGTAAAAGAACGCGGAGAATCTTGGTATAATGCCCAACTTCCTTCAGTGGTGGAAGATTTGGCAAAATCTGGGTTACTGGTGGAGAATCAAGGGGCTAAGGTGGTTTTCCTGGAAGGTTTTACCAACCGGGAAGGTGAACCGATGCCTTTGATTGTGCAAAAATCTGATGGTGGTTATAACTACGCGACTACAGATTTAGCAGCTTTGCGTTACCGGATTCAGCAAGATCAAGCTAAACGCATAATTTATGTGACGGATTCTGGACAAAGTAATCATTTTGCTCAATTTTTCCAAGTCGCACGCAAGGCGGGATGGATTCCTGATGATGTGGAACTTGTTCACGTTCCCTTTGGTTTGGTATTAGGGGAAGATGGGAAAAAATTTAAAACTCGTTCTGGTGATACTGTCAGGTTACGGGATTTATTAAATGAAGCGGTGATTCGCGCCCGTGCAGATTTAGAAGGTAGATTAAAAGAGGAAGAACGAGAAGAGTCTGAAGAATTTATTAGTGAAGTTGCTGAGATAGTTGGTATCAGTGCCGTTAAATATGCTGATTTAAGCCAAAACCGTGCCAATGACTATATTTTTAGCTACGATAAAATGCTGGATCTTAAGGGTAATACTGCGCCCTATATGCTTTACGCTTATGCACGGATTCAGGGGATTAGCCGCAAGGGTGGAATTAATTTTGCTGAGTTGGGTGAGAATGTTAAAGTGCTTTTGCAGCATGAGACTGAGTTAGCGTTGGCTAAGTATTTACTGCAATTCGACGAAGTTATTCTTTGTGTAGAGGAAGAATTACGACCTAATCGCTTATGTGAATACTTGTATGAATTGAGTAAAAAGTTTAATCAGTTTTATGACCGTAATCAGGGGGTGCGGGTGCTTGAGGCTGAGGAACCTTTGCGGACTTCTCGTTTGGTTTTGTGTGATTTAACTGCTAAAACTTTGCGGTTGGGTTTGGATTTGCTGGGGATTCGGGTTTTGGAGAGGATGTAG
- a CDS encoding NAD-dependent succinate-semialdehyde dehydrogenase yields MAIATINPATGETITTFEPLNDAEIASKLDLAGQSFEQYRQTSFSERSQWLEKAAIILQQEKADFAKIMTLEMGKTYKAAIAEVEKCALVCNYYAEHAPSFLADVPIKTDASHSFVRYHPMGVILAVMPWNFPFWQVFRFAAPTLMAGNVGLLKHASNVPQCALAIEDIIHRAGFPPGAFQTLLIGAAKVADIMADHRVKAATLTGSEPAGASLAAVAGKQIKKTVLELGGSDPFIVLESADLETAVATATSARMLNNGQSCIAAKRFIIAEAIAPEFEKLLLDKFQALKVGDPMQPDTDLGPLATPDLLEDLHQQVQAAVKSGGKVLTGGQPLADRPGNFYPPTIITDIPLDSAIAQEEFFGPVALLFRVPDIDAAIQLANATPFGLGASAWTTNDQERDRLIQEIEAGAVFINSMVKSDPRLPFGGIKRSGYGRELSIQGIHEFVNLKTVWVN; encoded by the coding sequence ATGGCTATCGCCACCATCAATCCCGCCACTGGGGAGACGATCACAACTTTTGAGCCGCTCAACGATGCAGAGATTGCGTCTAAACTAGATTTGGCTGGTCAGTCTTTTGAACAGTACCGCCAGACTAGTTTTTCTGAGCGATCACAATGGCTAGAAAAGGCTGCAATAATTTTACAGCAAGAAAAAGCCGACTTTGCTAAAATAATGACCCTGGAAATGGGTAAAACTTATAAAGCAGCGATCGCAGAAGTTGAAAAATGCGCCCTCGTTTGTAACTATTACGCCGAACACGCACCGAGTTTTCTGGCTGATGTGCCAATCAAAACCGATGCCAGCCATAGTTTTGTGCGCTATCACCCTATGGGCGTAATTCTCGCTGTGATGCCGTGGAATTTCCCCTTCTGGCAAGTCTTTCGTTTTGCCGCACCAACGCTGATGGCGGGCAATGTCGGCTTACTGAAACACGCTTCCAACGTGCCGCAGTGCGCCTTGGCAATTGAAGATATTATCCACCGGGCAGGTTTTCCCCCAGGCGCTTTTCAAACACTGTTAATCGGTGCTGCCAAAGTTGCCGATATTATGGCTGATCACCGGGTAAAAGCTGCTACCTTGACCGGAAGCGAACCAGCGGGTGCATCTCTCGCCGCCGTCGCCGGTAAACAAATTAAAAAAACTGTTCTGGAATTGGGAGGTAGTGACCCGTTTATTGTTTTAGAAAGTGCTGATTTAGAGACAGCAGTTGCTACAGCCACTTCCGCCCGGATGTTGAATAATGGGCAGTCATGTATAGCGGCGAAACGGTTTATTATTGCCGAAGCGATCGCACCTGAATTTGAAAAGCTACTTTTAGATAAATTTCAAGCGCTGAAAGTGGGCGATCCCATGCAACCAGATACTGATTTAGGTCCACTCGCCACCCCGGATCTTCTCGAAGATTTACACCAACAAGTGCAAGCAGCCGTTAAAAGTGGCGGTAAAGTCCTCACTGGTGGACAACCTTTAGCAGATCGTCCCGGTAACTTTTACCCGCCGACGATTATTACAGATATTCCCCTAGATAGTGCGATCGCACAGGAAGAATTTTTTGGCCCAGTCGCATTATTATTCCGTGTACCTGATATTGATGCAGCGATTCAATTAGCTAATGCTACACCTTTTGGCTTGGGTGCAAGTGCCTGGACAACTAACGACCAAGAACGCGATCGCCTAATTCAGGAAATTGAAGCCGGTGCCGTATTTATCAACAGCATGGTTAAATCTGACCCCCGCTTACCCTTTGGTGGTATTAAGCGTTCTGGATACGGCAGAGAGTTGAGTATTCAAGGTATACATGAATTCGTCAATCTTAAGACAGTCTGGGTTAACTGA
- a CDS encoding acetolactate synthase large subunit, translating into MNTAELLVQCLENEGVQYVFGLPGEENLHVLEALKHSSIQFITTRHEQGAAFMADVYGRLTGKAGVCLSTLGPGATNLMTGVADANLDGAPLVAITGQVGTDRMHIESHQYLDLVAMFAPVTKWNKQIVRPSITPEVVRKAFKRSQTEKPGAVHIDLPENIAAMPVEGKPLRKDNIEKSYASFACIRAAAAAISQAVNPIILVGNGAIRAQASDAVTQFATQMNMPVVNTFMGKGVIPYTHPLALWSVGLQQKDFINCGFDNTDLVIAIGYDLIEFSPKKWNPEANIPIIHIAANSAEIDSSYIPNVEVIGDISDSLNEILKLADRQSKPNPYAISLRENIRADYEQYAHDDGFPIKPQKLIYDLRQVMGPDDIVISDVGAHKMWIARHYHSHSPNTCLISNGFAAMGIAIPGALAAKLVSPNRKVVAVTGDGGFMMNCQELETALRVGTPFVTLIFNDGGYGLIEWKQENQFGKGNSSFVHFGNPDFVKFAESMGLKGYRVESATDLIPILKEALAQDVPAVIDCPVDYRENHRFSQKAGELNCGV; encoded by the coding sequence ATGAATACAGCTGAATTGTTGGTGCAGTGTCTGGAGAATGAAGGAGTGCAATATGTTTTTGGTCTTCCTGGTGAAGAGAACTTGCACGTTTTAGAAGCGCTAAAACATTCTTCTATTCAATTTATTACTACTCGTCATGAACAGGGTGCAGCATTCATGGCGGATGTCTACGGACGTTTGACAGGAAAAGCTGGAGTATGTCTTTCTACTCTGGGGCCTGGGGCGACAAACTTAATGACTGGAGTCGCAGATGCTAACCTGGATGGTGCGCCTTTAGTAGCAATTACAGGTCAAGTAGGAACAGATAGAATGCACATCGAATCCCATCAATATTTGGATTTGGTGGCGATGTTTGCCCCTGTAACCAAGTGGAATAAACAGATTGTCCGCCCCAGTATTACACCAGAAGTAGTCCGCAAAGCCTTCAAGCGATCGCAAACTGAAAAACCCGGTGCAGTCCACATCGATTTACCAGAAAATATTGCTGCTATGCCTGTAGAAGGTAAGCCATTGCGAAAGGATAATATCGAAAAATCCTATGCTTCCTTTGCTTGTATTCGCGCAGCTGCGGCAGCCATTTCTCAAGCAGTTAACCCCATTATTTTAGTCGGCAATGGAGCAATTCGCGCTCAAGCTAGTGATGCGGTTACGCAATTTGCCACCCAAATGAATATGCCCGTTGTTAATACATTCATGGGTAAAGGTGTCATTCCTTATACTCATCCCTTAGCTTTATGGTCAGTGGGATTACAACAAAAGGATTTTATTAACTGTGGCTTTGATAACACAGATTTAGTAATTGCTATTGGCTATGATTTAATCGAATTTTCCCCGAAAAAATGGAATCCTGAAGCCAATATTCCCATTATTCATATTGCCGCAAATTCTGCGGAAATTGATAGCAGTTATATTCCTAACGTCGAAGTAATAGGGGATATTTCCGATTCCCTGAATGAAATCTTAAAATTGGCAGATAGACAGAGTAAACCCAATCCCTATGCCATCAGCTTGCGGGAAAATATTCGGGCTGATTACGAACAGTACGCTCATGATGATGGTTTTCCTATTAAACCGCAAAAATTAATTTATGACTTAAGGCAGGTAATGGGGCCAGACGATATTGTCATTTCTGATGTTGGCGCACATAAAATGTGGATTGCCCGACATTATCACAGCCATAGTCCCAATACTTGCTTGATTTCCAATGGTTTTGCCGCAATGGGTATTGCGATTCCAGGTGCTTTAGCAGCAAAACTGGTTTCTCCTAACCGCAAAGTTGTAGCTGTGACTGGCGACGGTGGCTTTATGATGAATTGCCAAGAATTAGAAACAGCCTTGCGTGTCGGTACTCCCTTTGTCACCTTAATATTTAATGATGGTGGCTATGGCTTAATTGAGTGGAAGCAAGAAAATCAATTTGGCAAAGGTAACTCATCCTTTGTTCATTTTGGTAATCCTGATTTTGTCAAATTCGCCGAAAGCATGGGTTTAAAAGGCTACAGAGTTGAATCTGCTACTGACTTAATCCCCATACTTAAAGAAGCCCTCGCCCAAGATGTACCTGCTGTCATAGATTGTCCCGTAGACTACCGCGAAAATCACCGCTTTAGCCAAAAAGCTGGCGAATTGAACTGCGGAGTTTAA
- a CDS encoding Lin0512 family protein — protein sequence MARKRLIIEMGMGIDQHGQEPTVAAARAVRNAIAHNALPGVWEVAGLNDPNEMIVEVQVAVPYPEQVREEEVLAVLPFGRKTLTVESGGMVVQGKAIASLNDKNDEMLIAVASVTVLIEN from the coding sequence GTGGCGCGTAAACGCTTGATTATTGAGATGGGTATGGGAATAGATCAGCACGGACAAGAACCCACCGTAGCAGCCGCAAGAGCAGTGCGTAATGCGATCGCTCACAACGCCTTACCTGGTGTTTGGGAAGTCGCCGGTTTGAACGATCCAAATGAAATGATTGTAGAAGTTCAGGTAGCAGTTCCCTATCCCGAACAAGTCAGAGAAGAAGAAGTACTAGCTGTACTACCCTTTGGGCGGAAAACCTTAACCGTAGAATCTGGAGGAATGGTAGTACAAGGAAAAGCGATCGCCTCACTCAACGACAAAAATGACGAAATGTTGATAGCCGTCGCATCCGTCACAGTTTTGATTGAAAATTAA